A window of Halobellus ruber genomic DNA:
GTCGCCCTTCGGGCCGCCGTTCTCGCCCGGAGCGCCCTCCCGCTCCATCCGGAGGGTCTGGCCGTCGCGGATCCCTGCGGGGATGTCGACCGACAGCGTCGCCTCCTCGCGGGTGACGCCGTCGCCGCCGCAGACCGAACACGACTGGCTGTAGGTCTCGCCTGCGCCCTCACACCGGGGACAGGTCTGGGTCTGCTGGACGCGTCCGAGGGGCGTGTCGCGGACGGTCGTGGTCTGGCCCTGGCCGTTGCACTGCGGGCAGGTCGTGACGTCGGCGTCGGCTGGGTGGCCGCGGCCGCCGCACTCCGAACACTTCTCGGGCCGGGTGAGCGTGAACTGCTTTTCGACCCCGCGGGAAACCTCCTCGAGGTCGAGGGTGACCTGCGTGCGGACGTCGCTGCCCTGCCGGGGGCGGTTCCGGCCCCCGCCGCGACCCTGGCCGCCGCCGAAGAACTGGTTGAAGATGTCCTCGAAGGGGCTGCCCTGGCCGCGGCCACCGCCGCCGCCCATCCCGCCGAAGGGGTTGCCCTGACCGCGGCCACCGCCGCCGGCGCCGCCGTTGTCGAACCCGCCGCGCTTCTCGGCCTGCTCGAAGCGCTCGTGGCCCACCTGGTCGTACATCCGGCGCTTCTCGTCGTCGGTGAGGACTTCCTTGGCCTTCTTGATCTTCTTGAACCGCTCCTCGGCGTTCTCCTCGTCGGAGACGTCGGGGTGGTACTTCGCGGCCTTCTTGCGGTAGGCTTGCTCGATCTCGTCCTCGGTGGCGTCCCGGGAGACGCCGAGGACGTCGTAGAAGTCCTCGCTCATTCGTTACCAGTGGGTAGTCGGTTGAGCCACTTCAACCGTACGGGTGACGTATCCGGAACGGAACGCCGGCTTGGGGCGCTATTTTGTACCCGGCGGGCCACCACCGGGGTATGAAAGCCGTCCAGTTCACCGCACACGGCGACCGCGACGTCATCGAGTACTCCGAGGTCCCGATGCCGGAGCCCGGCCGCGACGAGGCGCTCGTGGACGTGAAGGCCGCCGCGTTGAACCACCTCGACGTGTGGACCCGGCGGGGGCTCCCGGGGATCGACCTCGAACTCCCACACACGCCCGGCAGCGATATGGCCGGGATCGTGGAGGCCGTCGGCGAGGACGTGGGCCGGTTCGAGCCAGGCGATCGCGTCGCGCTGTTGGCGGGTGTCGCCGGCGACGGTGGCGACCGCACCGCCCCCCGGCGCGACGACCCGACGCTCTCCCCGGGGTTCCACATCATCGGCGAGCACACGCCGGGGGTCCACGCCGAGTACGCCGCGGTCCCGGCGTCGAACCTCGTTCCCGTTCCCGAGGGCGTCGAGTGGGAGGTCGCCGGCTCGGCCGCCCTGGTGTTCGGGACCGCCTGGCGGATGGTGACCGACCGGGCCGACGTCGACCCCGGCGAGCGAGTCGTAGTCCACGGCGCCTCCGGCGGCGTCGGCCACGCGGCGGTCCAGATCGCCGCCCACGCGGGGTGTGAGGTGATCGCCACCGCCTCCTCGGACGCGAAACTCGACCACGCGGCCGCGTGCGGCGCGGATCACGGCATCAACTACGAGGAGCAGTCGTTCGCCGACGCCGTCTACGACCTGACCGACGGCCGCGGCGTCGACGTCGTCGTCGACCACGTCGGCGAGGCCACCTACGAGGGGTCGCTGAAGTGTCTCCGGAAGGGCGGCCGGCTGGTCACCTGCGGCGCGACCACCGGCGGCAACCCCGACGCCGACCTCCGGCGGATCTTCTGGAACCAGCTGTCGGTGATCGGCTCGACGATGGCGACCCCCGAACAGGCCGAGCGCGTCTTAGAACGCGTCTGGGACGGCACCTTCGCGCCGCGGATCCGCGAGCGGCTCCCGATGAGCGAGACCGCGCGGGCCCACGAACTGATCGAGGACCGTGAGGGCTTTGGCAAGGTGGTCGTAATCCCCGACAGTGAGTTCTGACGACGACGGCTACGTCCACCGCCCCGGCGGGACGGACGCCACGGCCGACAGCGACGCCCCGGGAGCCGCGGCCGGGTCGACGGGGGCGCCCGCGCCGGAGGGGTTCGGCTCCCGCGGGTGGGTGCTCGTCGGCGTGCTCGTGGTCTGTACGCTCGTGATCCCCGGGATCATCTACCTCCGGCCCGGGCTCCTCTCGGCGGTCGGGATCCCGTACATCGCCTCCCTGCTCGTGCTCCCGCTTGTCCCGGCGGTCGCGCTGGGGCTCACCGCCGTCTGGGCGATGACCGCCGCCACCCGCGACGACGAGTGAGCGCAGGGCGAGCGGGTCGGCCGCCCGAGGCCACGGTTTCGTGCCGGGGGGACGGGATCCGTCCGTCGGTTTTTCTCGTGGATCCGAAGCCGACGTCCGAGGAAGACTTATTAGGGTGTGTGCGTGTGATCCACTCGCAGGGATGTTCGAGACGTTCTCCACGGGCTACTACCTCGGGCGGCTCTACGTCGAGCCGTCGGACCGCGACGTGCCCGCGATCCGGCGCGAGGACCACGAGCGCGTGAACGAGCGGCTCTACGGGGACGAGGGGCTGTTCCGCGTCGACGCGCCGCTCGTCATGAAACTCGACACCGGCCACATCCCCGTCCTGGGTGACGAGGACGTGCCGTCCGGCACGCTCGCGGTCCCGGACGACATCGACGACCGGGACCTCCCGGCCGAGCGCGACGTTCTCCTCGCGAAGTCCGAACGGGCCGCCGAACTCCTGAAGTACTCCGGCTACCGCTTCGGCGACGACGGCGCGGTGACGTAATCGGGCGGCGTCTATCGACCCGGAGTTACGCAATTGGAAGGTGCGAACCCTCGTGTAGTGTCGACCGGCGGAGAATCCACCGCTGGTGTGGAACTGGAAGGGGCCGCGGGCTTCCGAAGGCCGCTTCTCCTCGGTGACGACAGTTGCAGTCCACAGGAACCGACCCTACATCACCGGCCGACAGTATAAGTACCCCGCGTTCGGGCGTCGAACTATGCTCGATCAACTCCTCGGCCGGGCCGAACTCAAAGACCGGATCGAGGAACTCGAAGAGGAGAACCGCCACCTCGAACGCCGCACGGAGGCCGAGGAGGAACGGCGCTCGGAGGCCGCACGGAAGCGCCAGGAGGCGGAGGCCGAGGTCAACCGGCTGGAGGACAAGGTTGAGGGGCTCGAAGAGCGGATCGACCGCCTCTCGGGGACCGACGACGTCGAGGTGTCGTTCCGCGGGACCGAGATCCTCCGCGACGACCGCCGCGACGAGGTCCTCGCGCGGCTCGCGTCGGTGTCGACCGACGCCGAGGGCGCCCTGACCGCGATGGTCCGCGACGACGTCCCCGACGCCGTCCGCGACGTTCTCGGGGAGCGGTCGGCGCTGGTCCGGCGGGCGGCCCCGTGTCTGGTCTGCGTCGACGACGCGGGCCTGATCGCGGCCGCGCTCGCCCCGCCGACCCCGCCCGCGCCGTTCGTCGAGTGGGGCGGGGGCTTCCGGATCGATCGTTCGTGGTTCGCCCCGGTCGATCCGACGTGGGTCGCCCTGGTGCGGTCGGACCGCTTCGCGCTCGGCGTCTACGACGGCGAGACAGTGACCCCGGTCGACGACATCGAGTCCGACGTGCAGGCCTCCCACTCGAAGGGCGGGTTCTCCCAGGCCCGGTTCGAGCGCCGGCGCGACCAGCAGATCGACGAGCACCTCCAACGCGCCCGCGAGGCCCTCGAAGCCCACCTCGGGAGTGACGCCAGCGAGTCGGGAGCCGGCGACGGCGACCCGACGCCCCCGGCCGACGCCGACGTCGTCGTGCTGGGCGAGGGGACCGTACTGGGGCGGTTCACCGACCTCGCGGATCGGACCGCGACCGTGGATGCGACGGGCGAGCCGGCGGACGCGCTCCGGAGTGCGGTCCGGGACTTCTGGGCCGTCCGACTGTCGCTTCTGTGAGCCGGCCGCGCCCGCCGGGGTCGTCGCGGGTGGGTGACCGCGGCAATTAAGATTCGGGCCGTCGTTGCCCGCGAGTATGGCTGAAACGGCAGACGCGGGCGGCGAGCGGGTCGTCGTCCTCGCACACGGGAAGTTCCCCGAGCGGGCGAAGACCGCGGTCGGCGTGCTCAAGTATAGCAACGACGAGATCGTCGCCGTCCTCGATCGCGACCGCGCCGGCACCGTTGCGTCCGGGCATCGATCGGACCTCCCCGAGGTGCCGATCGTCGCGTCGATGGCGGAGGCACCCGAGGCCGACACGCTGCTCGTCGGCATCGCGCCCATCGGCGGCGGCTTCGACGAGTCGTGGCGCCCGGACGTCCGGACCGCGATCGAGCGCGGCTGCGACGTGGTCGCCGGGCTCCACTACTTCCTCTCGGAGGACGACGAGTTCGCCGCCCTCGCCGACGAGCACGGCGTCGCCCTCCGGGACGTCCGCAAGCCCGATCCGGACCTGGGCGTCGCGGAGGGACGGAGCGCCGACGTCGACGCCGACGTGGTGCTGACGGTCGGGACCGACTGCTCGGTCGGGAAGATGACGGTCTCGTTGGAACTGGTGGAGGCGGCCCGGGAGCGCGGCATCGAC
This region includes:
- the dnaJ gene encoding molecular chaperone DnaJ, with the translated sequence MSEDFYDVLGVSRDATEDEIEQAYRKKAAKYHPDVSDEENAEERFKKIKKAKEVLTDDEKRRMYDQVGHERFEQAEKRGGFDNGGAGGGGRGQGNPFGGMGGGGGRGQGSPFEDIFNQFFGGGQGRGGGRNRPRQGSDVRTQVTLDLEEVSRGVEKQFTLTRPEKCSECGGRGHPADADVTTCPQCNGQGQTTTVRDTPLGRVQQTQTCPRCEGAGETYSQSCSVCGGDGVTREEATLSVDIPAGIRDGQTLRMEREGAPGENGGPKGDLLIDVAVRDHPDFERDGDDLYHRHPISFPKAVFGATVEVPTVTGSTDLDVPAGTQSGEEFRLRGEGMPHLRGRGHGDLYVQVQVVTPDSLNQEQREALEAFAEAGGEDVDVSEGFFEKIKNSF
- a CDS encoding zinc-binding dehydrogenase, translating into MKAVQFTAHGDRDVIEYSEVPMPEPGRDEALVDVKAAALNHLDVWTRRGLPGIDLELPHTPGSDMAGIVEAVGEDVGRFEPGDRVALLAGVAGDGGDRTAPRRDDPTLSPGFHIIGEHTPGVHAEYAAVPASNLVPVPEGVEWEVAGSAALVFGTAWRMVTDRADVDPGERVVVHGASGGVGHAAVQIAAHAGCEVIATASSDAKLDHAAACGADHGINYEEQSFADAVYDLTDGRGVDVVVDHVGEATYEGSLKCLRKGGRLVTCGATTGGNPDADLRRIFWNQLSVIGSTMATPEQAERVLERVWDGTFAPRIRERLPMSETARAHELIEDREGFGKVVVIPDSEF
- a CDS encoding DUF5802 family protein; its protein translation is MFETFSTGYYLGRLYVEPSDRDVPAIRREDHERVNERLYGDEGLFRVDAPLVMKLDTGHIPVLGDEDVPSGTLAVPDDIDDRDLPAERDVLLAKSERAAELLKYSGYRFGDDGAVT
- a CDS encoding Vms1/Ankzf1 family peptidyl-tRNA hydrolase, producing MLDQLLGRAELKDRIEELEEENRHLERRTEAEEERRSEAARKRQEAEAEVNRLEDKVEGLEERIDRLSGTDDVEVSFRGTEILRDDRRDEVLARLASVSTDAEGALTAMVRDDVPDAVRDVLGERSALVRRAAPCLVCVDDAGLIAAALAPPTPPAPFVEWGGGFRIDRSWFAPVDPTWVALVRSDRFALGVYDGETVTPVDDIESDVQASHSKGGFSQARFERRRDQQIDEHLQRAREALEAHLGSDASESGAGDGDPTPPADADVVVLGEGTVLGRFTDLADRTATVDATGEPADALRSAVRDFWAVRLSLL
- a CDS encoding DUF1611 domain-containing protein, yielding MAETADAGGERVVVLAHGKFPERAKTAVGVLKYSNDEIVAVLDRDRAGTVASGHRSDLPEVPIVASMAEAPEADTLLVGIAPIGGGFDESWRPDVRTAIERGCDVVAGLHYFLSEDDEFAALADEHGVALRDVRKPDPDLGVAEGRSADVDADVVLTVGTDCSVGKMTVSLELVEAARERGIDAGFIPTGQTGIMIAGWGNPIDRVISDFTAGAVEEMILEIGDDHDVLFVEGQGSIVHPAYSAVTCGILHGAMADSLVLCHEAGRESVHGYESFGLPPVPEYVDLYERLAAPVHEGEVVAGALNTRGIDDDSDARAAIESFADDLGAPAADVVRFDADAILDAILGGEKQPEGRSASGSGGG